CTCCCAGCTCGTGGAGCTGATCCTGGGGGTCCGAGAGGTCTGTCCGGAGCCGCCGGCGCTCGCGGTCGACCTGGAGGGGGGCCCCGTCAACCGGCTCGCGCACTTGGATCCGGCGCTGGCCCGGCTGCCGGCCGCGCGCATCCAGGCCGCCTGGCCGACCGAGCGGCTCGAGCGGGTCTGGCGCGGGGTGGGAGACGTCCTCGCCGCCCTCGGGTTCGACATCGACTTCGCACCGGTGGTCGACCTGGACGAAGGGGACGGGTCCAACGGGATCGGTCCGCGCGCGTTCGGGGCCGAGCCGGGACGGGTCGCCGCGGCGGCCGGAGCCGTCCTCGCCGGCCTTGCCGCCGCGGGCGTCGCCGGCTGCCTCAAGCACTTCCCGGGTCTCGGGGAGACGGAGACCGACACCCACGAGTCCCTGGCGGTCTGCGAGGCCGCCGCGGACCGCCTGTGGGACCGGCACGCGCGCCCGTTCCGCGAACTCGCGGCACGGTCACCCCTCGTGATGATCGCCCACGCCTGGTACCCGGCCGTCGATCCCGGCGATCCGCTGCCCGCGACCTTCAGCGAGCGCCTCGTGACGGGTTGGCTGCGCGAGCGGTGCCGGTACGAGGGTCTGGTGATCACCGACGACCTCACGATGGGTGCCCTGCGGGCGTGGCCCTCACCGGGAGAGCGGGCCTTGCGCGCCCTCCGCGCCGGGGCCGACCTGGTTCTTTTCTGCCGCGATCTCGACGCACCGCGACGTGCCCGCGATGCTCTCGCGCGCGCCCTCGAGCGGGGCGACCTCCCGGAGGACCAGCCGGAGCGGGCGCTGTCCCGCCTTGCGGGTCTCCTCGAACGGTCCCGTCCGGCCGGCGCCTCCACCCGCGAGATCGTGTCGCGTGCCGCCGAAGCGGCACGCCGCCTCGGCGAGTTCCTCGCCTGAGTCGGGATCCGGCCGTCCGTCACGCCAACGAGCGGCCGGTCAGGATCTCGAAGATCTCGATGTACCGCCGCCGGGTTCCCTCGACGATCTCCGGCGGCAGATCGGGCCCGGGAGGCTTCTTGTCCCAGTCCAGCGTCTCCAGGTAGTCGCGGACGAACTGCTTGTCGTAGGAGGGCTGCGGCCGGCCGGGCTCGTAGCCGTCGCGCGGCCAGAAGCGCGAGGAGTCCGGTGTCAGCGCCTCGTCGCACAGGGCGATGCGCCCGTCGATCACCCCGAACTCGAACTTCGTGTCGGCGATGATGATTCCCCGCTCCGCCGCGTACTCCGCCGCCCGCGCGTACAGCTCGAGCGTGAGCGACCGGAGCCGGTCCGCGGTCTCCCGGCCCACGAGCGAGGCCATCCGCTCGAACGGGATGTTCTCGTCGTGCCCGCTCTCCGCTTTCGTCGCCGGAGTGAAGATCGGCTCCGGAAGCCGGTCCGCCTCGCGAAGTCCCGGCGGGAGCTCGATCCCGCACACCGTGCCCCGCTCGCGGTACTCCTTCCACCCGGACCCGGCGAGGTAGCCGCGTGCCACGCATTCCACGGGAAACATGTCCGCCTTGCGAACGATCGACGCGCGCCCGGCGAGCTGGTCCCCGAAGCGACGGAGTTCCGCGGGGAACTCGTCGAACCTGGCGGTCACGAGGTGGTTGGCGACCAGGGGACGGCTCCATTCCAGCCAGAAGGCGCTGAGCTGGTTGAGCACTCTTCCCTTGTCGGGAATCGGCTGGGGCAGCACCACGTCGAAGGCGGAAATCCGATCGGTGCAGACGAACAACAGGGCGTCACCGAGGTCGTAGATGTCCCGCACCTTTCCACGGCCGACGCGGGGCAGGCCCGGAAGACTCGTCTCCGACAGGCCGTTCATCAGGCCTCCGAAGCGGGGCTGCGGCTCACTTGAGCCGCTTCGCCCGCGAGCGGGCCTTCTGCCGCAGCTCGGGATCTCCGAGGTGCATCCGGGAGAAGGCCTTGAAGATCTTCGCCGCCTCCTTGCGCCGGCCCGCCGCCGCGAGCGCCTCCGCATAGGCGTACGGAGCGTTCTCGAAACGCACGTCCGGGTCGCGCTCCACCGGGGCCTTCGGCGCCACCTGGGGCCGCTGCCGCGACTTGTCCCGCAGCTCGACCTGCCGGAAGAGCGGCTCGAGCACCGCGATCGCCTCCTCGGCGCGGCCCAGCTCGGTCAGCACGCGCCCGAGCTCGTAGGAGGCGTTTTCGCGCACGTAGGCGTAGCGGCCGGAGGGGTACAGCCAGGACTCGATCGGGGCCCAGCGATTGAGGTCCTCCACCGCCTTCCGGAAGTGCTCAGCGGCTTCCTCCTTGCTCCCCCTGGCCAACGCGATCTGCCCCAGCTCGTACTCCGCGTAGGCGTGGTGAACCTCCCGCTCGAGCACCTTCTGAAAAAGTTCCACCGCCCGATCCCAATCCCCGGCATCCTCGTACAGAACACCGCGGATGAAGCGGCACATGTGGACGGCGCTCGCGCGGACCGGATCGGAGCGCCCCGGCCCCATCTCGATCAACCGGTCGCAGATCTTCGCCGTCTCCGCTTTCTCCCCCTTCACTTCGTGGAGCTTGGCCGCGAGGATCAGCCCGACCGGATTGTCCGGCTCGATCTTCAGGGCGCGCTCGAGATACTTGCGAGCCCGGACCACGTCTCCGCCCGGCCGTCGCAGCTCGACGACGGCCGCCTTTCGGAGGGCCTCGGCGTTGTCCGGGTGATCCTTGACGAACCGGTAGAACCAGCTCTCCGCCGCGGCCCAGTCTCGCTGCCGGATCAGCCGCTCCCCCTCCTCCAGCTCGGAGTGGCCCGCTGGCTGCTCCGGCGGAACCGCCCGCGCCGCACCCACCGTTCCGGCCGCCAGGAGGATCGCGATCGCCATCCGCATTCCGGCCTTTCGCATCGTCGTCACGTCTCCTTGCCGCTCGTCCCGCCGTCCCGCTTCAACTGTAGCATCCGGCCGCGCGAGCGCCCGTTCACCGGGAGTCGTGGATCACCCGCCCCGCCACGACGGTCATCACCGGCCACCCGGTGAGCGACCACCCCTCGAACGGCGTGTTCGAGGCCCGGCTCCGAAAACCGGCCGCTTCGACCGTACGCTCCCGCTCGAGATCCAGGACGGTGAAGTCCGCCGGCTCACCGGGGGCGATCCGTCCACCCGCCACGCCGAGAGCCCGCGCCGGGCCCGTCGACAGCGCCGCGACGAGCGCGGGCAGCGGTACCTCGCCGGTGCGGACGAGGCGGTCGAGCAGGACGGGCACCGCGGTTTCGAGACCGACGACCCCGAACGGCGCCTGCCGGAACTCGACGGCCTTCTCGTCCCGGTGGTGCGGAGCATGATCGGTGGCCACCGCATCGACCTCGCCCCCGGCGAGTGCGCCGACCAGCGCGCGGCGGTCCTCTTCCGTTCGCAACGGCGGATTCATCTTGTAGTTGGTCCCGAAACCCTCGATCGCCTCGTCGGTGAGCGTCAAATGGTGCGGCGTCACCTCGCACGTCACCGGCACGCCCCGGGCTCGGCTCCACCGGATGAGTTCGAGGCCGCGGCCGGTCGTCACGTGCTGGATGTGGAGCCGCCCGCCGACGTCCTCGGCGAGCAGGAGGTCGCGCGCGATCATCGAGTCTTCCGCTGCTGCCGGCCAGCCGGGCAGCCCCAAGCGCGCGGCCACGGGGCCCTCGTGGGCCACCCCGTCCCCCACGAGCGAGGGGTCCTCCTCGTGGGCGAGCACGGGAATCCCGAACAGGCGCGCGTACTGGAGGGCCCGCCGCATGAGCGAAGCATCCTCGATCGGCCGGCCGTCGTCGGAAACCGCCACCGCTCCCGCTTCGACCATTTCCCCGATCGGCGCCAGCTCCCGCCCCTCGAGCCCTTTCGACACCGCACCCACGGGGTAGACCCTGACCGACCCGTGCCGCCGGGCCTCCGCGAGGATCATCTCGGTCACCGCGCGGCAGTCGTTGACCGGCTCGGTGTTCGCCATCGAGGCGATCGCGGTGAACCCTCCCGCGGCCGCGGCCGCGCAGCCGCTGGCGATCGTCTCCTTGTGCTCCTGGCCGGGTTCGCGCAGATGGACGTGCATGTCGATGAACCCGGGCGCGAGCACGAGCCCGTCGAGATCGATCGTCACCGGCGGGCGCTCGGTGATGCCGGCCGCGACCGACACGATGCGGCCGCCGGCGACCAGAACGTCCCGCACGCCGTCGAGTCCCGACGCCGGATCGACCACCCGGGCGCCCCTGAGGAGAAGCCTATCCACCGTCAGCCCCCGCGAGGAGATAGAGCACCGCCATCCGCACCGCGACGCCGTTTTCGACCTGCTCGGTGATCACCGCCCGCGGTCCGTCGGCCACTTCCCCGCCGATCTCGATCCCGCGATTCATCGGGCCCGGATGCATCACGATTCCGTCCGGGGCCATCCTTTCGATCCGCTCGGCCGTCAGACCGAACAACCGGGAGTACTCGGCGAGCGACGGAACGAACCCGCCCCGCTGCCGCTCGAGCTGCATCCGCAGCGCCATGACCACGTCCGCGCCCTCGACCGCTTCCTCGATCCGGTAGGCGACCCTGACCCCGAGATCCTCGATGCCGAGGGGGATCAGGGTCGGGGGCCCGCACACCGTCACCTCCGCCCCCAGCGTCCGGAACAGGTGGATGTCGCTGCGCGCGACTCGGCTGTGGGCGATGTCCCCGACGAGCACCACCTTCAGCCCGGCGAGCCGGCCGAAGTGATGGCGGATCGTCATCGCGTCGAGCAGCGCCTGGGTGGGGTGTTCGTGCGTGCCGTCTCCGGCGTTGACCACCGCGGCCCTCGTGTGGCGGGCGAGGAGGTGGGCCGCCCCGGGCTCCGGGTGCCGGATAACGATCACGTCCGGGTGCATCGCCTCCAGGGTCCGGGCCGTGTCGGCGAGGGTTTCCCCCTTGCGGAGGCTGCTCGCGCTTCCCGAGAGGTTGACTGCGTCGGCCGAGAGCCGCTTCGCGGCCAGTTCGAACGAGACCCGCGTCCGGGTGGACGGTTCGACGAAGAGGTTCACGACGGTCTTCCCGCGCAGGGCGGGGACCTTCTTGATCGGGCGCAGCGAGACTTCGCGGAAGCTCTCGGCCGTTTCGAGGATCTCGAGCGCGCGCTCCGCGGGAAGTCCCCTGGTGCCGAGGAGATGGCGCGGAGGTGCGCTCATGGCGAGCGGTCCTCTTGTCGGGCGGCATCCGCCCGCCGATCGGCCCAGGGAACGGCGAGCACCCGGTCGGGGCCCCCGTCCACCTCCTCGAGCCGGACCTCCACCGCCAGCTCGGGGGGAACGGCGAGCGTGGCGCCGACGAAGTCGGCCTGGATCGGCAGCTCGCGGCCGCCCCGATCGACCAGCACTCCCAGCCGGATCGCCCGCGGTCGCCCGAGGTCGGTGAGCGCGTCCAGCGCCGCACGGATCGTCCGGCCGGTGAACAGGACGTCGTCGACCAGCACCACCACCCGATCGTCCAGCGGGAACCGGATCTCGGTCCGCCGGAGCACCGGCCGCTCGCGGCCTCGGGCCACGTCGTCGCGATACAAACCGATGTCGAGTTCGCCGAGTGGAGGTGCTTCACCGGACGCCGCCCCGATCCGGGCGGCGATCCGCCGGGCGATGGGGATGCCGCGGGTATGGATGCCGACGAGGGCCGCCCCCTCCCCCACTCCGGCCAGGACCGCCCCCGCGAGCCGCTCGATCGCCGCGGCGACGGCCGCGGCGTCCATCAACGTCTTCGCTCGCGTCATAGGAGCCGTCCGCCCCCGCGGTCCCCGCCGCGGTCGGCGTTTCCTAGCACGGGGCCCTTCGCCGGTCAACGCCCGGCCCGCCTCGCGTCGAAGCTCGGGACGGTGACGACCGGGTGGGCCGCGCGGAACTCGGGCTCGAACAGCTCGAACGCGACCGCCCCCGCGTCCTCGGCGACCGGCAGTCCCAGCGCCCACAGGAGCGTGGGGAGGACCGAGACGAGCGGGACGGGACGATCGGGCGCTCGCTTCCGGCCGACCCCCGGACCGGCGAGGAGGAGCGCGCCGGGGACCGGACCGGCGAGCGTGGCGGTGGGACGGTCGAGCCCCAGGAGCGGTTCGACCAGCCGGAGCGGATCCTGCCGGGGGCGCACCCCGAACGGGGACACGATGGCGGCCAGTCCGCCCCCGCGGAGAATCTCGTCCACCAGGGGAGCCAGCCTCTCGTCCAGATCGTGGCGGTACCGGCGCAGCACGTGGCGATAGGCGGCCACCTCGCGGTCGCCCGTGGCGCGGGCGCGGCTCTCCGGCCTGAACCCGGCGAACCGGAGGGCCGCCCGCCCGTGCCCGGCGAGCCGGACGTGCACGATCGGAACCCCCGCCGCCAGAGCTCGAGCGGCGATCTCGATCGCGCAGGCGTCCGCCGCGAACGCGTCCCGGAGTTCGCCCGCGAGCCGCCGGCTCCCCTGAAGGCGCTCCGCAGGGGTCTGGAAATAGCGCGAGGCCAGATCGCCGGGATCGGGACAGGTGACCGACCCTCCGCCGGGCAGCGGAATCTCCCGTCCCGGGCCGAGCCGGGCCGCCGGAACGCACCACGGCTCGCGCCAGGCCAGCGGATCGCCGATGACCGCCGCTTTCAGCCCCAGGCCCCGCGCGATGCCCGGCAGCGCCACCGCGCGGAGCGACTCGCCCGCGACCGGAACCCTCACCCACAGCCGCGTCCCCAGCAGCGGGGCGAGCAGGAGCCCCCGCGGGAGCACGGCGAACGACCGCCGGTCCCACAGCGGCCGGTACCGGTGCTGGCCGAACAGCGCGTGGACCCGCGGGGGCTGGCCGGTCGCCAGCGTGGCGTGCAGGGCGAGCGGATCGGCCGGCGGCGGGCCGGCCACTTCGGCGAGCGTTCCGGTGGCGGCCAGCCGGGCGACCGCCCGCAGGTCACCCCGGTCGGCGTGACGGGCCAGCTCGGCGGCGGTCCAACCCGGCATCTCGACCACCAGGAGCGTCCGCTCGGCCTCGAAGCCGGGGAGATCCACCGGCACGGGATCCGGCGATTGCACCCGCCGGAGGCTCGCCGCCACGCCGAGCGCCACGAGAAAGCCCAGCGCCACGGCAGCCAGCCAAGGCCCTCCGACACTCCCCTCCCGGCGGAGGTCGAGAGCCGCCAACAGGGCCAGGACCCCGGCCGCGGCCAGGGTCGACGAGGCGACCAGGGCCAGCGCGACGCGCCCCTGCGGGGGGAGGAGCCCGCCGAGCGAACGGTACTGATGCGCTGCGGCCGCTCCGATCAGGAGGGCGTCGAGCAGCGCGAAGCGGAGGATGTAGCGGCGCGAGAGGCCGCGCCGGGTGAAACGGCCCACCGCGAGCGCGCGGCCGGCCAGCACCAAGGCGGGGCCGAGGAGCACGAACGCGCCGAGGATCTGGGGCGAGAGCGCCACGAGCGCAGCGAGGTAGCCGCCGAGCGTGAGCGGCCTGTCGGGCGTGAGCACGAAGA
The DNA window shown above is from Acidobacteriota bacterium and carries:
- a CDS encoding glycoside hydrolase family 3 protein: SQLVELILGVREVCPEPPALAVDLEGGPVNRLAHLDPALARLPAARIQAAWPTERLERVWRGVGDVLAALGFDIDFAPVVDLDEGDGSNGIGPRAFGAEPGRVAAAAGAVLAGLAAAGVAGCLKHFPGLGETETDTHESLAVCEAAADRLWDRHARPFRELAARSPLVMIAHAWYPAVDPGDPLPATFSERLVTGWLRERCRYEGLVITDDLTMGALRAWPSPGERALRALRAGADLVLFCRDLDAPRRARDALARALERGDLPEDQPERALSRLAGLLERSRPAGASTREIVSRAAEAARRLGEFLA
- a CDS encoding phosphoribosylaminoimidazolesuccinocarboxamide synthase codes for the protein MNGLSETSLPGLPRVGRGKVRDIYDLGDALLFVCTDRISAFDVVLPQPIPDKGRVLNQLSAFWLEWSRPLVANHLVTARFDEFPAELRRFGDQLAGRASIVRKADMFPVECVARGYLAGSGWKEYRERGTVCGIELPPGLREADRLPEPIFTPATKAESGHDENIPFERMASLVGRETADRLRSLTLELYARAAEYAAERGIIIADTKFEFGVIDGRIALCDEALTPDSSRFWPRDGYEPGRPQPSYDKQFVRDYLETLDWDKKPPGPDLPPEIVEGTRRRYIEIFEILTGRSLA
- a CDS encoding dihydroorotase codes for the protein MDRLLLRGARVVDPASGLDGVRDVLVAGGRIVSVAAGITERPPVTIDLDGLVLAPGFIDMHVHLREPGQEHKETIASGCAAAAAGGFTAIASMANTEPVNDCRAVTEMILAEARRHGSVRVYPVGAVSKGLEGRELAPIGEMVEAGAVAVSDDGRPIEDASLMRRALQYARLFGIPVLAHEEDPSLVGDGVAHEGPVAARLGLPGWPAAAEDSMIARDLLLAEDVGGRLHIQHVTTGRGLELIRWSRARGVPVTCEVTPHHLTLTDEAIEGFGTNYKMNPPLRTEEDRRALVGALAGGEVDAVATDHAPHHRDEKAVEFRQAPFGVVGLETAVPVLLDRLVRTGEVPLPALVAALSTGPARALGVAGGRIAPGEPADFTVLDLERERTVEAAGFRSRASNTPFEGWSLTGWPVMTVVAGRVIHDSR
- a CDS encoding aspartate carbamoyltransferase catalytic subunit, which translates into the protein MSAPPRHLLGTRGLPAERALEILETAESFREVSLRPIKKVPALRGKTVVNLFVEPSTRTRVSFELAAKRLSADAVNLSGSASSLRKGETLADTARTLEAMHPDVIVIRHPEPGAAHLLARHTRAAVVNAGDGTHEHPTQALLDAMTIRHHFGRLAGLKVVLVGDIAHSRVARSDIHLFRTLGAEVTVCGPPTLIPLGIEDLGVRVAYRIEEAVEGADVVMALRMQLERQRGGFVPSLAEYSRLFGLTAERIERMAPDGIVMHPGPMNRGIEIGGEVADGPRAVITEQVENGVAVRMAVLYLLAGADGG
- the pyrR gene encoding bifunctional pyr operon transcriptional regulator/uracil phosphoribosyltransferase PyrR, whose product is MTRAKTLMDAAAVAAAIERLAGAVLAGVGEGAALVGIHTRGIPIARRIAARIGAASGEAPPLGELDIGLYRDDVARGRERPVLRRTEIRFPLDDRVVVLVDDVLFTGRTIRAALDALTDLGRPRAIRLGVLVDRGGRELPIQADFVGATLAVPPELAVEVRLEEVDGGPDRVLAVPWADRRADAARQEDRSP